Proteins found in one Streptococcus mitis genomic segment:
- a CDS encoding conserved phage C-terminal domain-containing protein, with product MAKTKVYFWLKIDKKFFDNLFIKRLKSMPGGYTMTVIYIRMMLESLESDCILYYEGYFETLKEELALKLDVSEDDISMTIAYFTQCGLIQIDEDKNAELTQAKALVQQETNHAAYMRSYRKEQQEKEKNLTMLSNNFTTLSTCKTEIEIDKELEQDLKLDINKEYIAEETSPNEQSSSFIFPTWLEETAIKDLEKTKHKELWVPIAYLNQVANKRYKFVDKTKRLLLARFKEGYTLEDFKQVIDIKTAEWKDSPEFSKYLRPETLFGSKFDGYLNQKPKTIRGKSEDNFPDLPF from the coding sequence ATGGCAAAAACTAAAGTATATTTTTGGTTGAAAATTGATAAGAAATTTTTTGACAATCTCTTTATTAAGCGACTCAAAAGTATGCCTGGCGGTTATACCATGACAGTAATCTATATCCGCATGATGTTAGAAAGTCTTGAAAGTGATTGTATTCTGTATTACGAGGGATATTTTGAAACATTAAAAGAAGAACTAGCCTTGAAATTAGATGTTTCAGAAGATGATATATCTATGACTATAGCTTATTTTACGCAATGTGGCCTGATTCAGATTGATGAAGATAAGAATGCCGAGTTAACCCAAGCAAAAGCTTTAGTACAACAAGAAACAAACCATGCTGCATATATGAGAAGTTACCGCAAAGAGCAACAAGAGAAAGAAAAAAATCTTACAATGTTATCTAATAATTTTACAACGTTATCTACATGTAAGACAGAGATAGAGATAGATAAAGAGTTAGAGCAAGATTTAAAGTTAGATATAAATAAAGAATATATAGCCGAGGAAACCTCGCCTAATGAGCAAAGCTCATCTTTCATTTTTCCTACTTGGCTTGAAGAAACAGCTATAAAAGATTTAGAGAAAACAAAACATAAAGAACTTTGGGTTCCTATTGCTTATCTGAATCAAGTAGCTAACAAGAGATATAAATTTGTTGACAAGACTAAAAGGCTTTTACTAGCACGATTCAAAGAAGGCTATACACTTGAAGATTTTAAACAGGTGATAGATATTAAAACGGCAGAATGGAAGGATAGTCCTGAATTTTCTAAATATCTGAGACCTGAAACACTTTTCGGTTCTAAGTTTGACGGTTATTTGAATCAAAAGCCTAAAACAATAAGAGGGAAGTCTGAAGATAACTTCCCAGACCTACCATTTTAG